From the genome of Aspergillus fumigatus Af293 chromosome 1, whole genome shotgun sequence, one region includes:
- a CDS encoding fatty acid alpha-hydroxylase — translation MFLPDGCYSSFLVNDSGFCICNLSLITHPSSVQSTCGKPKRKAVLCKSAVVTGAVFWSHRLYDGSRSERTRLDIISKLTPLLFVAIYFHIFAVPPESSGFLNLATLLLTVGLVDSIFLESVSAARSGISISTKYPIMPGKILPTFTPAEVESHNHAKSCFVTLGSKVYDVTSFLNDHPGGGDLILEYAGKDVKEILRDESSHNHSEAAYEILEDLLVGFLDNKSTGKTADTNGSATEGSEEDSRPVYASTGMSSEEDLSVETDIVKDYQTFKFLDLNKPLLLQLWNSGFSKEFYLQQIHRPRHYKGGESAPLFGNFLEPLSKTAWYVVPLLWLPPVTYGSFVGFAGLGNVPTAASYWLFGLFLWTLIEYLMHRFLFHIDGYLPDNRVGITLHFLLHGIHHYLPMDKYRLVMPPALFVILATPFWKLAHTVFFYNWYAAVTVFCGGVFGYICYDMTHYFLHHRNLPAYYKSLKKYHLEHHFADYENGFGVTSRFWDRVFGTELKTPPPKGAKAQ, via the exons ATGTTTCTCCCAGATGGTTGCTACTCCTCGTTTCTCGTCAACGACTCTGGGTTTTGCATATGTAATCTATCACTCATCACTCATCCCAGCTCGGTCCAAAGCACCTGCGGAAAGCCGAAAAGAAAGGCGGTGCTCTGCAAAAGTGCGGTCGTAACTGGCGCAGTGTTTTGGTCCCATCGATTGTACGACGGATCCCGGAGCGAGCGGACCCGCCTTGATATTATTTCGAAGCTCACGCCACTCCTTTTCGTCGCGATTTATTTTCACATTTTCGCCGTTCCACCTGAAAGCTCTGGATTCCTGAACTTAGCGACTTTGTTACTCACGGTCGGTCTAGTTGATTCCATATTTCTCGAGTCTGTGTCTGCAGCACGCAGCGGTATTTCAATATCCACGAAATATCCGATCATGCCCGGAAAGATTCTGCCAACATTCACGCCTGCCGAGGTCGAATCCCACAACCACGCCAAATCTTGCTTTGTGACTCTGGGGTCCAAGGTTTACGATGTCACATCCTTTCTCAATGATCATCCGGGAGGCGGCGACTTAATTCTCGAATATGCTGGGAAAGATGTGAAGGAGATCTTGCGGGATGAGTCCTCTCACAATCACTCTGAGGCGGCTTATGAAATTCTAGAGGACCTCCTTGTTGGGTTTCTCGATAACAAATCTACCGGAAAGACAGCAGATACGAATGGGTCAGCTACCGAAGGGTCAGAAGAAGATTCGCGGCCAGTGTATGCTTCGACAGGCATGTCGAGCGAAGAGGACCTGTCCGTCGAAACAGACATCGTCAAGGATTATCAAACCTTCAAGTTTCTAGACCTCAACAAACCATTGCTTCTTCAACTCTGGAATAGTGGCTTCAGCAAAGAGTTCTACCTACAGCAGATCCACCGGCCGCGCCACTATAAGGGAGGGGAGTCGGCCCCCCTATTTGGGAACTTCCTGGAGCCCTTGAGCAAGACCGCGTGGTATGTGGTTCCTTTGCTCTGGCTTCCTCCAGTCACCTATGGAAGTTTTGTTGGATTTGCTGGACTGGGAAATGTCCCTACAGCAGCCTCCTACTGGCTGTTTGGTCTTTTCCTTTGGACCTTGATTGAATATCTCATGCACAGATTTCTTTTTCACATTGACGG ATATCTCCCTGATAATCGAGTCGGCATCACcctccatttccttcttcaCGGAATCCACCATTATCTGCCAATGGATAAATACCGGCTTGTGATGCCACCAGCTTTGTTCGTGATTCTGGCCACGCCCTTCTGGAAACTGGCTCACACAGTTTTCTTCTATAACTGGTACGCTGCGGTCACAGTTTTCTGTGGTGGCGTATTTGGATATATCTGTTATGATATGACACATTActtcctccaccaccgcaa CTTGCCCGCTTACTATAAGTCGCTCA